CCTAACTGATATAACTCCTAACTATTCATTCCTAAATTTTTACTAATTACTAATTATCAAATGCGGATTTTTATCAGCACTGGCGAAGTATCTGGCGATTTACAAGGGTCGCTGCTAATTACAGCGCTGAAGCGTCAAGCTATGGCGATAGGGTTGGAATTAGAGATTGTGGCGCTGGGGGGCGAAAAAATGGTAGAGGCTGGGGCGATACTGCTGGGTAATACCAGTAGTATTGGCTCAATGGGTATTTTAGAAGGATTACCTTATATTTTACCGACTCTTCAGGTGCAACGTCAGGCGATCGCTTCTTTAAAACAAAATCCACCTGATTTGGTGGTGCTTATAGATTACATGAGTCCCAATCTGGGAATTGGGACTTTCATGAAACGGCACTTACCAGATGTGCCTGTAGTATATTACATCACTCCCCAAGAGTGGGCTTGGTCACTCAATGTACGTAACACTAACCGGATTATCGGCTTTACAGATAAGCTATTGGCAATCTTTCCCGAAGAAGCCCGTTACTTTCGTGAGAAAGGGGCAGCAGTTAGTTGGGTAGGGCATCCTTTGATTGACCGAATGCAAGACGCTCCCAGTCGCCAAGCAGCGCGTGCAACACTGGGGATTGCAGCAGAACAAATTGCGATCGCACTTCTCCCCGCTTCTCGCCGCCAAGAATTAAAATATCTTTTACCAATTATTTTTCAAGCTGCTCAAACTCTTCAAGCTAAATTACCTGAAGTTCATTTCTGGATTCCCCTATCTTTGGAAGTCTATAGACAGCCAATTGAGGAGGCTATTGAGCATTACGGTTTGCAAGCTACAGTTACATCAGGACAACAAAAGGAAGTTTTTGCGGCGGCTGATTTAGCTATTAGCAAATCTGGTACTGTCAATCTGGAGCTTGCTCTGTTAAATGTGCCGCAAGTTGTAGTTTACCGCCTAAGTCCCCTGACTGCTTGGATAGCTCGTAAAATTCTCAAAGGTTCTATAGCCTTTGCATCTCCACCTAATTTAGTCGTGATGAAGCCAATTGTGCCAGAATTTTTACAAGAGGAAGCCACAGCAGAGAATATTATCCAAGCAGCGATGGAACTGCTACTCAATCCCAGTCGCCGAACCCAAACTTTGCTAGATTATGAAGAAATGCGGCAGAGTTTGGGAGAAGTTGGTGTGTGCGATCGCGCTGCTCAAGAAATTTTGCAAATGCGACCAAATAATTCGTAGTTCCTAATTACGAATTACGAACTACGAACTACGAATTATATTGAGGTGTCATGGCTTATGAGATGAGAAAACAAAGAGCGATCGCAGTTGATTTGTTCGCTGGCGCGGGTGGTATGACTCTTGGCTTTGAACAAGCAGGTTTTGACGTGCTAGCGTCTGTGGAAATTGACCCTATCCATTGTGCAACACATGAGTTTAACTTTCCATATTGCTCAGTGTTATGTAAAAGTGTTGTGGATATAACCGGGGAAGAAATTAGGAGTCGGTCTAAAATTGGCGATCGCGAAATTGATGTAGTACTTTGTGGTTCACCATGTCAAGGATTTTCTCTAATTGGTAAACGGGTTGTTGACGATCCGCGAAATTCTTTAGTCTTTCACTTTCATCGGCTGGTTTTTGAGCTAAAACCGAAATTCTTTGTAATGGAAAATGTTCGGGGAATCACAGTTGGGCAACATAAACAAATCCTCCAATCTTTAATTAGTGAGTTCAAAACTTACGGCTATAAAGTAGAAGAGAATTACCAGATTCTCAACGCTGCAAATTACGGAGTACCACAGTCTCGTGAGAGATTATTTCTCATTGGTGCAAGAGAGGATGTAGAATTACCAAAATATCCTCAACCGATTACTAAACCAGCATTACCAAATAATTTAAAATCCAAAAAAATATCTGATATCCCATTGAGTCCGACAGTATGGGATGCAATTAAAGATTTACCTGAAATAGAAAACTATCCTGAGTTAGTAACAAGAGATTGGATTGTAGCAGAATACAAAAATCCTAGTAACTATGCTCGTGTACTTCGCGGTCTTAAATGCCTAAACAATGATTATTCTTATAAACGAGAATATGATTTGCGAATCCTTTCTTCAAGTTTAAGAACAAAACATTCTGCGGAAACTATTCAACGTTTTCAGGAAACTCAACAAGGCGAGAGAGAAAAAATTAGTCGTTTTTATAAGTTGCATCCTGCTGGTGTCTGCAATACTTTAAGAGCCGGAACAGACAAATATAGGGGTTCTTTCACATCTCCTAGACCGATTCATCCATTTACACCCCGTTGTATCACAGTCAGGGAAGCGGCGAGATTACATTCTTACCCTGATTGGTTTAGATTTCATGTAACTAAATGGCACGGATTTCGCCAAGTTGGTAACTCTGTACCACCGCTACTAGCGAAGGCTGTGGCGGGGGAAATTATTCGTAGTTTGAATATTTCGCCCTTGAAGCCGAGTTTGCGATACAAGTTGGGAGAGGAGAAGCTATTACAGTTTAATATATCGCAAGCAACACAATATTATCACGGCGGTTGCTAAGGGTAATATTTATCGCCCTAAGTAAGTCGGCGCTAATACTTCAAGCTATGTTAACAAATTTAAATGTGAGTGCGTTGTCGCGCAGCGCACCTTCAATTGTTCGTAAGGTGCGTTAGCCTACGAACAATTTATATTTCTTCATATACATGGAATTTTTCTGTACAGCAAAATACGGTAGTTTTATACTACTGTAAATTTATCGATTTACAGTATGATGTTTTCAAGTGCGATCGCTTCCTTTGGGATATAGCTACCAAAGGAAATGGACGAGTGCGAACACCGCCCTATAAATCAAACTATGGAGAATTCAAATGACTAACAAACACATTGAAGTCAAACAGGTAGCTGGTTTCATTGGTGCTGAAATCAGTGGCGTAGACCTTT
This Nostoc sp. KVJ3 DNA region includes the following protein-coding sequences:
- the lpxB gene encoding lipid-A-disaccharide synthase, producing MRIFISTGEVSGDLQGSLLITALKRQAMAIGLELEIVALGGEKMVEAGAILLGNTSSIGSMGILEGLPYILPTLQVQRQAIASLKQNPPDLVVLIDYMSPNLGIGTFMKRHLPDVPVVYYITPQEWAWSLNVRNTNRIIGFTDKLLAIFPEEARYFREKGAAVSWVGHPLIDRMQDAPSRQAARATLGIAAEQIAIALLPASRRQELKYLLPIIFQAAQTLQAKLPEVHFWIPLSLEVYRQPIEEAIEHYGLQATVTSGQQKEVFAAADLAISKSGTVNLELALLNVPQVVVYRLSPLTAWIARKILKGSIAFASPPNLVVMKPIVPEFLQEEATAENIIQAAMELLLNPSRRTQTLLDYEEMRQSLGEVGVCDRAAQEILQMRPNNS
- a CDS encoding DNA cytosine methyltransferase, producing the protein MRKQRAIAVDLFAGAGGMTLGFEQAGFDVLASVEIDPIHCATHEFNFPYCSVLCKSVVDITGEEIRSRSKIGDREIDVVLCGSPCQGFSLIGKRVVDDPRNSLVFHFHRLVFELKPKFFVMENVRGITVGQHKQILQSLISEFKTYGYKVEENYQILNAANYGVPQSRERLFLIGAREDVELPKYPQPITKPALPNNLKSKKISDIPLSPTVWDAIKDLPEIENYPELVTRDWIVAEYKNPSNYARVLRGLKCLNNDYSYKREYDLRILSSSLRTKHSAETIQRFQETQQGEREKISRFYKLHPAGVCNTLRAGTDKYRGSFTSPRPIHPFTPRCITVREAARLHSYPDWFRFHVTKWHGFRQVGNSVPPLLAKAVAGEIIRSLNISPLKPSLRYKLGEEKLLQFNISQATQYYHGGC